From the genome of Leptospiraceae bacterium, one region includes:
- a CDS encoding ABC transporter ATP-binding protein: MKKKKDNLALKVEHLSIGIQSDKLISIVDDVSFSLFEGEIFGLVGESGCGKTLTSMGIVRMPPEPNGKILSGEITLYLNGTEIRLDQLSEQEIRKIRGAEIGVIFQEPFMALNPLYTVEHHLKELYIFHKEEFKKKQISFENRVVDLLKKMNFPQVDTILRSYPHQLSGGMLQRIVILLAILLKPKLVIADEPTTALDVTVQAQIMNILKELQEEENATILLITHNMGLLAQYADRLAVMYAGKIVEQTDVERFLNQPLHPYSQGLLKAIPDLDVEKTIQGIPGQVPPPELYPKGCRFENRCSYRFELCKNEPKPISFDQHIVYCWKYSSN; this comes from the coding sequence ATGAAAAAGAAAAAAGATAATCTTGCATTGAAAGTAGAACATCTTTCTATTGGTATTCAGTCTGATAAACTTATTTCTATTGTTGATGATGTGAGCTTTTCTTTGTTCGAAGGAGAAATTTTCGGACTTGTCGGAGAATCAGGTTGTGGGAAGACCCTTACATCAATGGGGATTGTGAGGATGCCCCCAGAACCCAATGGAAAAATTCTTTCAGGAGAAATCACCCTATATCTTAATGGGACAGAAATTCGGTTGGATCAACTTTCAGAACAAGAAATCCGAAAAATTCGAGGAGCTGAAATTGGTGTGATTTTTCAAGAACCCTTCATGGCACTAAACCCCCTCTATACCGTAGAACATCATCTAAAGGAACTCTACATATTCCACAAAGAAGAATTCAAAAAAAAGCAAATTTCTTTTGAGAATCGCGTTGTTGATTTGCTAAAAAAAATGAATTTTCCTCAAGTGGATACCATTTTGCGGTCTTATCCTCATCAGTTATCAGGTGGTATGCTCCAGCGAATAGTAATTTTACTTGCAATCTTACTAAAACCCAAGTTGGTGATAGCCGATGAACCCACAACCGCTTTAGACGTCACCGTCCAAGCACAAATCATGAACATCCTTAAGGAACTCCAAGAAGAAGAAAACGCAACCATTCTTTTGATCACCCACAACATGGGGCTTTTGGCTCAATATGCAGATCGATTAGCTGTAATGTATGCAGGAAAGATCGTCGAGCAAACTGACGTCGAACGCTTTCTTAATCAACCCCTCCATCCTTATAGTCAAGGTTTATTAAAAGCCATTCCCGACTTGGACGTAGAAAAAACCATTCAAGGCATACCGGGACAAGTGCCTCCTCCTGAGCTTTATCCCAAAGGATGTAGGTTTGAAAACCGATGTAGTTATCGGTTTGAGTTGTGTAAAAACGAACCCAAACCTATTTCATTCGATCAGCATATTGTTTATTGTTGGAAATACTCTTCTAACTAA